A window of Triplophysa dalaica isolate WHDGS20190420 chromosome 7, ASM1584641v1, whole genome shotgun sequence contains these coding sequences:
- the LOC130425783 gene encoding uncharacterized protein LOC130425783 produces the protein MKSEVRFLLRIYVTAVNNDIHTGTCFIPLLTSVCSYNTFPFHEEDYDTLEDIRSDFLMDLCSHVKDYETLLPALQSVYIQSSPDVWIIDLSERKTSILLEVLKLQTEKKPVELRGWTDEESEVMSFLQCLPYISQLRLGVNDGSKFLLRLFIKAAETERHTGDQMLKLLTSVCSYSSFPYEDMNNSRSSDFLLDLYSHVKVYETQTGRSLLPALQSVYIQSSPDVWIIDLSKRKTSILLEVLKLQTEKKPVELTGWTDEESEVMSFLQCLPYISQLSGGERCVLSLFKLAEFRQNPELVNSLLQALDFNLSLEGILPSSTCRFTCGVLHLSADKLTLTVRPQAISLRGTRLLFRHITNIQTLRLSGYMVVRTVRALRSSRVPVIVNELSVDLNDKRRSDSEMSRVLSSLASLLRLWTVQCLNLSDCRMKSLSLILLLSQQSPVTLRLSKENLQSLTECVYEAQEEDLTLCFLEKVGGDLSSCSLSWEKLHYFLQCEIPSITVDYKVRDMSLNIRDILPFLNRTHFQRMSSTMMMSLMREIYESRSSGFVSGLLSSVKNCINLQNRALDSVHCAALRFILQHCTAVTLDMLWTSIPEEELKSFLPLLSRVSCLRVDRVLLLRMLHCSSSDVQQEESAVLLSALQHKLDFSCCSALDLTEDTPTQTLQLTTEDCHVMSTVIQRVYRDTHTLTQLNLHDCQMNTAGIDQLFTVLHSVKLQCGKSMLLQFLSHVDDGKAECLSRALGEEVDLSQTHLDLQVCRGLALVLEHSEGLTELDLSQCHLTDQSLDVLLPNLHKAQNIDFSGNSITDTGALKIYSIVSHDSNIKTVRLFNNRIESRKLFLKDRRFEIW, from the exons ATGAAGTCTGAAGTGAGATTCCTGCTGAGGATCTATGTTACAgctgtaaataatgacatccaTACAGGAACATGTTTCATTCCTCTACTGACATCTGTGTGCAGTTACAACACCTTCCCTTTTCATGAGGAAGATTATGACACACTGGAGGATATTCGGAGTGATTTTCTGATGGATCTTTGCTCACATGTGAAGGACTATGAGACTTTACTTCCAGCATTACAGTCAGTTTATATACAGTCATCACCTGATGTCTGGATCATAGATCTCTCAGAGAGAAAGACCTCCATCCTCCTGGAAGTGTTGAAGCTCCAAACAGAGAAGAAACCAGTAGAGCTGAGAGGATGGACAGATGAAGAGAGTGAAGTGATGAGTTTCCTTCAGTGTCTGCCCTACATCTCACAACTGAG ATTGGGCGTTAATGATGGAAGCAAATTTCTGTTGAGACTTTTTATTAAAGCAGCAGAAACTGAAAGACACACAGGAGATCAGATGCTGAAACTGTTGACTTCAGTCTGTTCATATTCATCTTTCCCTTATGAAGATATGAACAACTCCAGAAGTAGTGATTTTCTGCTGGATCTTTACTCACATGTGAAGGTTTATGAGACTCAAACAGGCAGGAGTTTACTTCCAGCATTACAGTCAGTTTATATACAGTCATCACCTGATGTCTGGATCATAGATCTCTCAAAGAGAAAGACCTCCATCCTCCTGGAAGTGTTGAAGCTCCAAACAGAGAAGAAACCAGTAGAGCTGACAGGATGGACAGATGAAGAGAGTGAAGTGATGAGTTTCCTTCAGTGTCTGCCCTACATCTCACAACTgag tggTGGGGAGCGCTGTGTGTTGAGTCTTTTTAAACTGGCCGAGTTCAGACAGAATCCAGAGCTGGTGAACTCACTGTTACAGGCTCTGGACTTTAACCTCAGTCTCGAGGGAATATTACCCAGCAGCACTTGCAGGTTCACTTGCGGAGTCTTACACCTGTCAGCTGACAAACTCACTTTAACTGTGAGACCTCAGGCCATCTCTCTCAGAGGAACAAGACTTCTCTTCAGACAcatcacaaacatacaaacactcaG GCTGAGTGGTTATATGGTGGTGAGAACTGTGCGTGCTTTGAGGTCTTCAAGAGTTCCTGTCATTGTAAATGAACTCTCAGTTGATCTGAATGATAAACGGCGGTCAGACAGCGAGATGTCCAGAGTTCTGAGCAGTTTGGCTTCTCTTCTGAGACTCTGGACTGTCCAGTGTTTGAACTTGAGCGACTGCAGGATGAAGTCTCTCTCTTTGATTCTCCTTCTGTCTCAGCAGAGCCCAGTGACTCTCAG ACTGTCAAAAGAAAATCTCCAATCGCTGACTGAATGTGTGTATGAAGCTCAAGAAGAGGATTTGACTTTGTGTTTCCTGGAGAAAGTGGGAGGAGATCTCTCTTCCTGTTCCTTGAGTTGGGAAAAACTTCACTATTTCCTTCAGTGTGAAATTCCATCCATCACTGTGGATTATAAAGTCAGAGACATGTCACTCAACATCAGAGACATTCTGCCATTTCTGAATAGGACTCACTTTCAGCg GATGAGCTCCACCATGATGATGTCTTTAATGAGAGAGATCTATGAGTCCAGATCTTCAGGGTTTGTGTCCGGTCTGTTGAGTTCAGTGAAGAACTGCATTAACCTGCAGAACAGAGCGCTGGACTCTGTCCACTGTGCAGCTCTGCGCTTTATACTGCAACACTGCACTGCAGTTACACTCGACATGCTGTGGACCTCCATACCAGAGGAGGAGCTAAAGAGCTTTCTGCCTCTCCTCAGTCGTGTCTCCTGCCTCAG GGTTGACAGAGTGCTGTTACTGAGAATGCTTCACTGCAGTTCCTctgatgtccagcaggaggagTCAGCGGTTCTGCTCTCTGCCCTGCAGCACAAGCTGGACTTCTCCTGTTGTTCTGCACTGGACCTGACAGAAGACACCCCCACACAGACTCTACAACTGACTACTGAGGACTGTCATGTGATGTCTACAGTCATTCAGAGAGTTTATAGAGAtacacacaccctcacacagcTGAATCTACACGACTGTCAGATGAATACAGCTGGAATAGATCAACTCTTCACAGTCTTACACTCTGTTAAACTCCA gTGTGGTAAATCAATGCTGCTTCAGTTTCTCTCTCATGTGGATGATGGGAAAGCTGAATGTCTTTCTCGGGCTCTGGGTGAAGAAGTGGATCTCAGTCAGACTCATCTGGACCTGCAGGTCTGTAGAGGACTTGCTCTGGTTCTGGAACATTCTGAAGGTCTAACAGAACTGGATCTCAGTCAGTGTCATCTAACTGATCAGAGTTTGGATGTCCTGCTGCCAAACCTCCACAAAGCACAAAACATTGA TTTTAGTGGCAATAGCATCACTGACACCGGAGCACTGAAAATCTACAGTATCGTCTCTCATGACAGTAACATAAAGACAGTGAG GCTTTTCAACAACAGAATTGAATCCAGAAAGCTTTTCCTCAAAGACCGACGGTTTGAAATCTGGTGa
- the LOC130426632 gene encoding uncharacterized protein LOC130426632 isoform X1 has product MKNAFSASKQKSLNFPEISSDKTNICHAFLKMIPIRDSLTSETKYCAFLHNTMQEFFSALWLVENPYEIEKVLKLCQTEENQHMRHVLLFLCGLLGEHNNKLLKCLFSEDQMKKTSECFIEKLLDTFLKPQSDCEDIDLLYVCQCLYELQSSNACLMFLEKMKHQLDIDVNLDPHQSCALSYVISQSRDKEVHLNLENCTVSDTGMIMILSCSPKIRVMLWDERLQQVKFLLEFCHKVSKQYDTMTSCCWTSDKPDLIQALLDLCSHVKDCETQTGRSLLPAFQSVFQASPDVWIIDLSERKTSILLEVLKLQTEKKPVELRGWTDEESEVMSLLQCLPYISQLRERPPSSWKC; this is encoded by the exons ATGAAAAATGCTTTCAGTGCAAGTAAGCAGAAAAGTCTGAACTTTCCAGAGATCAGCAgtgataaaacaaacatttgtcatGCTTTTCTGAAAATGATCCCAATAAGAGACAGTCTGACGTCTGAAACCAAATACTGTGCATTTCTCCACAACACAATGCAGGAATTCTTCTCAGCTCTGTGGCTTGTTGAGAATCCATATGAAATTGAGAAAGTCCTGAAACTGTGTCAGACTGAAGAGAATCAACACATGAGACATGTTCTGCTTTTCCTGTGTGGACTTCTGGGAGAACATAACAACAAACTCCTCAAGTGTCTCTTCTCAGAGGATCAGATGAAGAAAACATCAGAATGCTTCATTGAGAAACTTTTGGACACTTTCCTCAAACCTCAGAGTGACTGTGAAGACATTGATCTTCTCTATGTGTGTCAGTGCTTGTATGAGCTTCAGTCATCTAACGCTTGCTTGATGTTTCTGGAGAAGATGAAGCATCAGCTGGACATTGATGTGAATCTGGACCCTCATCAGAGTTGTGCTTTGTCTTATGTGATCAGTCAATCCAGAGATAAAGAAGTTCATCTGAATTTAGAGAACTGCACTGTATCTGACACAGGAATGATCATGATTCTCTCCTGTTCACCAAAGATCAG AGTAATGCTCTGGGATGAACGGCTACAGCAAGTTAAATTCTTACTAGAATTTTGCCACAAAGTATCAAAACAATATGATACTATGACATCATGCTGTTGGACTTCTGACAAGCCAGACCTGATCCAAGCACTGCTGGATCTTTGCTCACATGTAAAGGACTGTGAGACTCAAACAGGCAGGAGTTTACTTCCAGCGTTTCAGTCAGTTTTTCAGGCTTCACCTGATGTCTGGATCATAGATCTCTCAGAGAGAAAGACCTCCATCCTCCTGGAAGTGTTGAAGCTCCAAACAGAGAAGAAACCAGTAGAGCTGAGAGGATGGACAGATGAAGAGAGTGAAGTGATGAGTTTACTTCAGTGTCTGCCCTACATCTCACAACTGAG AGAAAGACCTCCATCCTCCTGGAAGTGTTGA
- the LOC130426632 gene encoding uncharacterized protein LOC130426632 isoform X2 — translation MKNAFSASKQKSLNFPEISSDKTNICHAFLKMIPIRDSLTSETKYCAFLHNTMQEFFSALWLVENPYEIEKVLKLCQTEENQHMRHVLLFLCGLLGEHNNKLLKCLFSEDQMKKTSECFIEKLLDTFLKPQSDCEDIDLLYVCQCLYELQSSNACLMFLEKMKHQLDIDVNLDPHQSCALSYVISQSRDKEVHLNLENCTVSDTGMIMILSCSPKIRVMLWDERLQQVKFLLEFCHKVSKQYDTMTSCCWTSDKPDLIQALLDLCSHVKDCETQTGRSLLPAFQSVFQASPDVWIIDLSERKTSILLEVLKLQTEKKPVELRGWTDEESEVMSLLQCLPYISQLSSRN, via the exons ATGAAAAATGCTTTCAGTGCAAGTAAGCAGAAAAGTCTGAACTTTCCAGAGATCAGCAgtgataaaacaaacatttgtcatGCTTTTCTGAAAATGATCCCAATAAGAGACAGTCTGACGTCTGAAACCAAATACTGTGCATTTCTCCACAACACAATGCAGGAATTCTTCTCAGCTCTGTGGCTTGTTGAGAATCCATATGAAATTGAGAAAGTCCTGAAACTGTGTCAGACTGAAGAGAATCAACACATGAGACATGTTCTGCTTTTCCTGTGTGGACTTCTGGGAGAACATAACAACAAACTCCTCAAGTGTCTCTTCTCAGAGGATCAGATGAAGAAAACATCAGAATGCTTCATTGAGAAACTTTTGGACACTTTCCTCAAACCTCAGAGTGACTGTGAAGACATTGATCTTCTCTATGTGTGTCAGTGCTTGTATGAGCTTCAGTCATCTAACGCTTGCTTGATGTTTCTGGAGAAGATGAAGCATCAGCTGGACATTGATGTGAATCTGGACCCTCATCAGAGTTGTGCTTTGTCTTATGTGATCAGTCAATCCAGAGATAAAGAAGTTCATCTGAATTTAGAGAACTGCACTGTATCTGACACAGGAATGATCATGATTCTCTCCTGTTCACCAAAGATCAG AGTAATGCTCTGGGATGAACGGCTACAGCAAGTTAAATTCTTACTAGAATTTTGCCACAAAGTATCAAAACAATATGATACTATGACATCATGCTGTTGGACTTCTGACAAGCCAGACCTGATCCAAGCACTGCTGGATCTTTGCTCACATGTAAAGGACTGTGAGACTCAAACAGGCAGGAGTTTACTTCCAGCGTTTCAGTCAGTTTTTCAGGCTTCACCTGATGTCTGGATCATAGATCTCTCAGAGAGAAAGACCTCCATCCTCCTGGAAGTGTTGAAGCTCCAAACAGAGAAGAAACCAGTAGAGCTGAGAGGATGGACAGATGAAGAGAGTGAAGTGATGAGTTTACTTCAGTGTCTGCCCTACATCTCACAACTGAG CAGCAGAAACTGA